A region of the Meles meles chromosome 18, mMelMel3.1 paternal haplotype, whole genome shotgun sequence genome:
CAGCTACGATGACTACGAAGACGAGGAAGAGGTGGGAAAGGTGTCTGCCACGCGGGCTGTGGTCAGGTTCTCCACCAACACCAGAGCCCCCACAACCCAGTGGGCCCCACCGCACTCAGCATCCACGGCTTCCCCACACCACCATGTGCCCCATCCGTCTTCCACCCTAGAGTCCCTGAAGAACCATAGCTTGTTCCCAACCACGCCTGAGCCCAGAACGCCCACCGTGCCCCgccccacaccccccaccaccctgaAGCCCACCATgccccaccccacacaccccaCCATGCCCCCCACCACACCCTCCACCATGCCCCCCACCACCCTGAAGCCCACCATGCCCCGGCCCATGACCTCGACCAACCCAGGGCTCATCATGACTTCTACCACGTCCCCAACTGCCCCAGAGCCGACCACGACCTCCACCATGGCCCCCATCACCCCAGAGGCCCCCATCACCATTCCGACCACCCCAGAGCTCAGCACAACTCCTACCACGCCCCCGACCACCCCAGAGTCCCCCATCGCAATTCAGACCACCCGAGGGCTCAGCACAACCCCTACCACGCCCCCAACCACCCCAGAGCCCCCCATCGCAATTCAGACCACccgagggttcagcacaactcctaCCATGCCCCCGACCACCCCCGAGCCCACCATGGCCCCCACCACGGCCCCCACCACCCCAGAGCGCacttcccccaccaccaccccagagcccacaactctgatTCTCTCCGAACTGACCACATTCTTTGAGATCCCCAAATTAACCTCACTCCCTACCATTTTGGGATACCCGATAAGCCCCTCATCCGTCCACCTCCCAGGGGCCCATGAGGGGGTTCGAGGGAAACTGGAGAGCTCCAGAAACGACCCTTTGCTCAACCCTGACTTCTGCTGTCTCCTCCCGCTGGCCTTCTATGTGCTGGGTCTCCTCTGGCTTCTGTTTGCCTCTGTGGTCCTCATCGTGCTGCTGGCCTGGGCCCGGCACGCGGAGTCACGGGCCCTGGCCACGGCCACACACACGACACATCTGGAGCTTCAGAGGGGAAAACAAGTGACCGTGCCCCGGGCCTGGCTGCTTTTCTTTCAAGGGTCCCTCCCTACTTTCCGCTCCAGTCTCTTCCTGTGGGT
Encoded here:
- the GP1BA gene encoding platelet glycoprotein Ib alpha chain, translating into MMPSAHKVPTQVPRPQVPMPLLLLLLLLPYLSHPQEVCEVSRVTTRVEVNCDNRGLKVPPTDLPGDTAILHLSLNPLGAFSTASVRSLTRLTRLYLHQTQLTSLQLEGTLPRLETLDVSRNKLKSLPLLGQALPALTILDVSFNELTSLSPSTLSGLGGLRELYLRSNKLKTVSPGLLQPVSQLEKLSLADNNLNELPLGLLDGLGNLDTLYLQGNWLRSVPKGFFAKVFVSFNFLHDNPWSCDCEILYFARWLERNSDKVYLFKEGLDAKAMTPDVKTVRCANLANTPVYTYPGNGCPSLGDEDDLSYDDYEDEEEVGKVSATRAVVRFSTNTRAPTTQWAPPHSASTASPHHHVPHPSSTLESLKNHSLFPTTPEPRTPTVPRPTPPTTLKPTMPHPTHPTMPPTTPSTMPPTTLKPTMPRPMTSTNPGLIMTSTTSPTAPEPTTTSTMAPITPEAPITIPTTPELSTTPTTPPTTPESPIAIQTTRGLSTTPTTPPTTPEPPIAIQTTRGFSTTPTMPPTTPEPTMAPTTAPTTPERTSPTTTPEPTTLILSELTTFFEIPKLTSLPTILGYPISPSSVHLPGAHEGVRGKLESSRNDPLLNPDFCCLLPLAFYVLGLLWLLFASVVLIVLLAWARHAESRALATATHTTHLELQRGKQVTVPRAWLLFFQGSLPTFRSSLFLWVRANGRVGPLRAGRRPSALSLGRGQDLLGTVGTRYAGHSL